The Zonotrichia leucophrys gambelii isolate GWCS_2022_RI unplaced genomic scaffold, RI_Zleu_2.0 Scaffold_1434_11231, whole genome shotgun sequence region TgagcccaagttccctgaggtaggatttggagcaggagagcttgaggatctgtgggatttcacagaagaactggcccagggcattgccatggcacaggggcagggaaaatgtattggccgtgtgcagcagagcattgagaaacGCACtagcccaggcagctgctgccatgtgggcacaagctctgctgcccaggagggtcccgtagtgcaggggtttgcagatggacacgtagcggtcgtagcacatgatggtaAGGAGGGAAAACTCCATTgagatgaagaaataaaaaagaaagaactgagcagcacatccagtgtaggagatgtctctggtgtcccagagggaattgtgcatggctttggggacagtggtgccgatgcagcccaggtcgctgagggccaggttgagcaggaagaagaacatgggcgtgtgcaggtggtggccgcaggctacggcgctgatgatgaggccgttgcccaggagggcagccagggagatgcccagcaagaggcagaagtgcaggagctgcagctgccgcgtgtctgccaatgccagcaggaggaagtgcctgatggagctgctgttggacatttccTGTGGCTGGCCATGGAGACCTGTTCATGGATAAAGGACAGAGTTAGGAGAAACTTCTTCCAGCAAAATCAAAGCTATTTCCCACAGACCTTTCTCCTGTAACCCTCTGACACCCTTTTGATTTTCAAGCAGATTTTCCTTCAGCTCCAAGTGGAGAGCCCTGGCTAGTGCTGGCTTAGTGGGATTTGACGTTCAGGGCAACAACAGACCGGGTTTTTTATAATTCAGCCTTGCTCTGCAGATAGGGGAGAAAGACAGGGACCTGTCCTCATGTTCCACTTTGAAATCTTGTTAATACAGAAGGCCCTGTCAGCATCTGCACCCTCACTACCAGAGAGCAGAATGATAAAATCTGTTTAAATCCTCTAGAGTATTTACAGCTCCTCTTCCCCCTCTCCTGCTGACCTATTTTTGGATGTCAGAAActctcagcatttctgctgccctcagcGAGAACAGAGTGAGTTCTCCGAGACAAGGTGGTGAGTGGAGATTTAGGGGAGGAGGTCTTTCTCCCTGTCCTGTTCCAGGATTCCCTGGGCTTTCTCCATTCTCAGACAGAGGATGATAACTCTCCcatgtttcctttaaaaaccatcccaacactgctgagagcagataGATCCCCCACAGTCCACCAAATGTCCATCCCCTTCTCAAGGTCTCAGCCACACATTTGTACCCAAGGACATGCAGGGCTCATTTCACCAACCCAACATCATTTTCCCATCCTAGAATTTCTGTGCCTCACCCTGGGGCTTTCAGATAATGCAGAGATGCTCTAGGACAGGTTTGCACCATGAAATGAAGCTCCAAGCTTGGACTGAAATCTCAGGGAAACTCCCAAGTGTCCTTATGATGGCATTGGATTGAGGGAggtgcagctccttccctggctgcactgacagcattgcccagagccTGGACTGGGGGACAGcatcaccctgagccagctgtgccccctgccagagcccccagggccgggcagctgctcccagccctgtgctctgcagagggaactgggcccggggctgcagagctgccccacggctctgctgcagctctgtctgcacaggaggggctgcatgccttggagccccggccctgagggcagaggcttggctggggcacaggagg contains the following coding sequences:
- the LOC135442154 gene encoding olfactory receptor 14J1-like produces the protein MSNSSSIRHFLLLALADTRQLQLLHFCLLLGISLAALLGNGLIISAVACGHHLHTPMFFFLLNLALSDLGCIGTTVPKAMHNSLWDTRDISYTGCAAQFFLFYFFISMEFSLLTIMCYDRYVSICKPLHYGTLLGSRACAHMAAAAWASAFLNALLHTANTFSLPLCHGNALGQFFCEIPQILKLSCSKSYLRELGLIALSSCLALGCFVFIVFSYVQIFRAVLRIPSEQGRHKAFSTCLPHLAVVSLFISTSFFTYLKPPSMSSPSLDLALSVLYSVVPPALNPLIYSLRNQELKAAVRRLMTGWFQEH